From the genome of Candidatus Babeliales bacterium, one region includes:
- a CDS encoding DJ-1/PfpI family protein: protein MSYPIIFLVIASNGYQQIEYETTKKFLEKANFKVVTASDKPGAVSNNQTPAIVDITLDNISTTAYDGIFFIGGSGALDHLDIPLSYHLLSEAHKHNKIYGAICIAPRILAKAGVLKGKHATGWNGDNALPGIFDGYDVTYVDKPVVRDGNIITASGPQASADFAQEIINIFRL from the coding sequence ATGTCATATCCGATTATTTTCCTCGTCATTGCAAGCAACGGGTATCAGCAAATCGAATACGAAACGACAAAAAAGTTTTTGGAAAAAGCAAATTTTAAAGTTGTAACAGCAAGTGACAAACCTGGTGCCGTTTCCAACAATCAAACACCGGCAATTGTTGATATCACATTAGATAACATTTCCACAACCGCTTATGACGGAATATTCTTCATTGGAGGATCGGGGGCATTGGATCATCTTGATATTCCCTTGAGTTACCATCTTCTTTCTGAAGCACACAAACATAACAAGATCTATGGAGCCATTTGCATAGCACCAAGAATCTTAGCAAAGGCTGGCGTTCTCAAGGGCAAGCACGCAACAGGCTGGAATGGTGATAATGCTCTTCCTGGTATTTTCGATGGATACGATGTTACTTATGTTGATAAGCCCGTAGTCCGTGATGGAAATATTATCACAGCATCGGGACCTCAGGCCTCGGCAGATTTCGCACAAGAAATTATCAACATTTTTAGGCTTTAA